A genomic segment from Brevundimonas sp. SORGH_AS_0993 encodes:
- a CDS encoding ACT domain-containing protein: MSNTIHIQIDRADGSLQRLIGLVERRGFYIDGMNMADEGPFRRIALTVRGRDAARCLDNLGRQIDRLFGVSRLPDEAMRSEAA, encoded by the coding sequence ATGAGCAACACGATCCACATCCAGATCGACCGCGCCGACGGTTCGCTTCAGCGTCTGATCGGCCTGGTGGAGCGCCGGGGATTTTACATCGACGGCATGAACATGGCCGACGAAGGCCCGTTCCGGCGGATCGCCCTGACGGTGCGCGGCCGCGACGCCGCCCGATGCCTGGACAATCTGGGCCGCCAGATCGACCGGCTGTTCGGCGTCAGCCGTCTGCCTGACGAAGCCATGCGGTCGGAAGCGGCCTGA
- the ilvC gene encoding ketol-acid reductoisomerase, which translates to MAITIYTNEDIKPGAIAGQRIAIIGYGSQGRAHAQNLKDSGHDVVAGVRHGGTGWKHATADGVPTAEPAEAVKGADIIAILTPDMVQDQVYRDIIEPNAKEGSALLFAHGFSIIYNRITPREDMDVILVAPKGPGDLVRREFQRGRGVPSLFAIEKDATGKARDRAMGYAKGNGGATGGLLETTFREETETDLFGEQAVLCGGAKELVMQGFNTLVEAGYQPEIAYFECLHELKLIVDLFYEGGISKMHHFISETAKYGAVASGPRVVTEETKARMKTILDEIQDGTFARNWIAENEAGKPQYEAWLKADRESQIEQVGARLRERMAWLNTPKAEAA; encoded by the coding sequence ATGGCCATCACCATCTACACCAACGAAGACATCAAGCCGGGCGCCATCGCCGGCCAGCGCATCGCCATCATCGGCTATGGCTCGCAGGGCCGCGCCCACGCCCAGAACCTGAAGGACAGCGGCCATGACGTGGTCGCCGGCGTTCGTCACGGCGGCACGGGCTGGAAACACGCCACCGCCGACGGCGTGCCCACCGCCGAGCCGGCCGAAGCCGTCAAGGGCGCCGACATCATCGCCATCCTGACGCCGGACATGGTTCAGGACCAAGTGTATCGCGACATCATCGAGCCGAACGCCAAGGAGGGCTCGGCCCTGCTGTTCGCCCACGGCTTCTCGATCATCTACAACCGCATCACCCCGCGCGAGGACATGGACGTGATCCTGGTGGCGCCCAAGGGACCGGGCGATCTGGTCCGCCGCGAGTTCCAGCGCGGTCGCGGCGTTCCCAGCCTGTTCGCCATCGAGAAGGACGCGACCGGCAAGGCGCGCGACCGGGCCATGGGCTACGCCAAGGGCAACGGCGGCGCAACCGGCGGCCTGCTGGAAACCACCTTCCGCGAGGAGACCGAGACCGATCTGTTCGGCGAACAGGCCGTCCTGTGCGGCGGCGCCAAGGAACTGGTCATGCAGGGCTTCAACACCCTGGTCGAGGCCGGCTACCAGCCCGAGATCGCCTATTTCGAATGCCTGCACGAGCTGAAGCTGATCGTGGACCTGTTCTACGAAGGCGGCATCTCCAAGATGCACCACTTCATCTCGGAAACGGCCAAGTACGGCGCCGTCGCCTCTGGCCCGCGCGTCGTGACCGAAGAGACCAAGGCCCGCATGAAGACCATTCTGGACGAAATCCAGGACGGCACCTTCGCGCGCAACTGGATCGCCGAGAACGAGGCCGGCAAGCCGCAGTACGAAGCCTGGCTGAAGGCGGACCGCGAAAGCCAGATCGAACAGGTCGGCGCGCGTCTGCGCGAACGCATGGCCTGGCTGAACACGCCCAAGGCCGAAGCGGCCTGA
- the fba gene encoding class II fructose-bisphosphate aldolase (catalyzes the reversible aldol condensation of dihydroxyacetonephosphate and glyceraldehyde 3-phosphate in the Calvin cycle, glycolysis, and/or gluconeogenesis) produces the protein MARITLRQLLDHAAENDYGLPAYNINNMEQGLAIMEAAHEVNAPVIIQASRGARNYANDIVLAKLIDALAELYPHIPVCMHQDHGNGPATCATAIQYGFTSVMMDGSLEEDAKTPASYEYNVEVTRRVTEMAHACGVSVEGELGVLGSLETGMGEAEDGHGFEGKLDHSQLLTDPDQAVDFVAATKVDALAIAMGTSHGAYKFTRKPDGDVLAMNVIEEIHRRLPNTHLVMHGSSSVPQDLQDIINAYGGQMPQTWGVPVEEIQRGIKHGVRKVNIDTDNRMAITGAIRKVLAEKPGEFDPRAYLKPAKEAMKTLCMERYQQFGCEGQASKIRPLSTAQMAKRYASGDLDPSFRGASVKAA, from the coding sequence ATGGCGCGCATCACGCTGCGACAGCTGCTCGATCACGCAGCAGAGAACGATTACGGCCTGCCGGCCTATAATATCAACAACATGGAGCAGGGTCTGGCGATCATGGAGGCGGCCCACGAGGTCAACGCGCCCGTGATCATTCAAGCGAGCCGCGGCGCCAGAAATTACGCCAACGACATCGTCCTGGCCAAGCTGATCGACGCTCTGGCCGAGCTTTATCCGCACATCCCGGTCTGCATGCACCAGGACCACGGCAACGGCCCGGCGACCTGCGCCACCGCCATCCAGTACGGTTTCACCAGCGTCATGATGGACGGCTCGCTGGAAGAGGACGCCAAGACGCCCGCCAGCTACGAGTACAATGTCGAGGTCACCCGCCGCGTCACCGAAATGGCCCACGCCTGCGGCGTCTCGGTCGAGGGCGAACTCGGGGTTCTGGGCTCGCTGGAGACCGGCATGGGCGAGGCCGAGGACGGCCACGGCTTCGAGGGCAAGCTGGACCACTCCCAACTGCTGACCGACCCGGATCAAGCGGTCGACTTCGTCGCCGCCACCAAGGTCGACGCCCTGGCCATCGCCATGGGCACCTCGCACGGCGCCTACAAGTTCACGCGCAAGCCGGACGGCGACGTGCTGGCCATGAATGTGATCGAGGAAATCCACCGCCGCCTGCCCAACACCCACCTGGTGATGCACGGCTCCTCGTCGGTGCCGCAGGACCTGCAGGACATCATCAACGCCTACGGCGGCCAGATGCCCCAGACCTGGGGCGTGCCCGTCGAGGAAATCCAGCGCGGCATCAAACACGGCGTGCGCAAGGTCAACATCGACACCGACAACCGCATGGCCATCACCGGCGCCATCCGCAAGGTGCTGGCCGAAAAGCCGGGCGAGTTCGATCCCCGCGCCTATCTGAAGCCCGCCAAGGAAGCGATGAAGACGCTCTGCATGGAGCGCTATCAGCAGTTCGGCTGCGAGGGCCAGGCGTCCAAGATCCGCCCCCTGTCCACCGCCCAGATGGCCAAGCGCTACGCCTCGGGCGACCTCGACCCGTCCTTCCGCGGCGCCTCCGTCAAGGCCGCCTGA
- the leuC gene encoding 3-isopropylmalate dehydratase large subunit gives MKPGKEAATPRTLFDKVWDAHVVRSETAETPGVLYIDLHLVHEVTSPQAFSEIEARGLKVRRPDRTYATLDHSTPTLPPGPDGRKPYVTAQAEAQVHTLERNCAAHGVRLAGWDSDDRGVVHVMGPELGLTQPGMTVVCGDSHTATHGAFGALAFGIGTSEVGHVLATQCLLQRKPRAMRVTVDGRLEPGVSGKDVALAVIAAIGFGGGTGYVIEYAGEAVRSLDMEGRMTLCNMSIEAGARAGMIAPDQTTIDWLRGRKHVPADYEAATAAWLTLATDPGATFDKEIVLDGAAIRPMATWGTTPDAGAPVGSPVPQPQSDSDRKAVAYMGFTPGEATTNQPVDVVFVGSCTNGRLPDLRAAAEVLRGRKVKPGLRMLVVPGSEAVRRDAEAEGLDQIFIAAGAEWRIPGCSMCIAMNGDAVGPGQLAVSTSNRNFEGRQGKGARTILASPATAAATAVAGVLTDPRVYLNEVEHV, from the coding sequence ATGAAACCGGGTAAAGAAGCCGCCACGCCAAGGACGCTGTTCGACAAGGTCTGGGACGCGCACGTCGTGCGGTCGGAAACGGCCGAGACGCCTGGGGTTCTGTATATCGACCTGCATCTGGTGCACGAAGTCACCAGCCCTCAGGCCTTCAGCGAGATCGAGGCGCGCGGCCTGAAGGTGCGTCGTCCCGACCGGACCTACGCCACGCTGGACCATTCGACCCCGACCCTGCCGCCCGGACCGGACGGCCGCAAACCCTATGTCACCGCCCAGGCCGAGGCCCAGGTCCATACGCTGGAGCGCAACTGCGCCGCCCACGGCGTGCGGCTGGCCGGCTGGGATTCGGACGATCGGGGCGTGGTCCATGTGATGGGGCCGGAACTGGGTCTGACCCAGCCGGGCATGACGGTGGTGTGCGGCGACAGCCACACGGCGACGCACGGGGCGTTCGGCGCCCTGGCCTTCGGCATCGGCACGTCCGAGGTCGGGCACGTCCTGGCGACGCAATGCCTGTTGCAGCGCAAGCCCAGGGCCATGCGGGTGACGGTGGACGGACGGCTGGAGCCGGGCGTGTCGGGCAAGGATGTCGCGCTGGCCGTCATCGCCGCCATCGGCTTCGGCGGCGGGACCGGCTATGTCATCGAATACGCCGGCGAGGCGGTGCGGTCGCTGGACATGGAAGGGCGGATGACCCTGTGCAACATGTCCATCGAGGCGGGGGCGCGCGCGGGCATGATCGCGCCGGACCAGACGACCATCGACTGGCTGCGCGGCCGAAAGCACGTTCCGGCGGATTACGAGGCGGCGACGGCCGCGTGGCTGACCCTGGCCACCGATCCGGGCGCGACCTTCGACAAGGAGATCGTGCTGGACGGCGCGGCCATCCGTCCTATGGCGACCTGGGGTACGACGCCGGACGCAGGGGCGCCGGTCGGGTCGCCCGTGCCGCAGCCGCAGTCGGACAGCGACCGCAAGGCGGTCGCCTATATGGGCTTCACACCCGGCGAGGCGACGACGAACCAGCCGGTGGACGTGGTCTTCGTCGGTTCCTGCACCAACGGCCGTCTGCCGGACCTGCGCGCCGCCGCCGAGGTGCTGCGCGGGCGCAAGGTGAAGCCGGGCCTGCGGATGCTGGTGGTGCCGGGATCGGAAGCGGTGCGCCGCGACGCCGAGGCCGAAGGGTTGGATCAGATATTCATCGCAGCCGGGGCCGAATGGCGCATTCCCGGCTGTTCGATGTGCATCGCCATGAACGGCGACGCCGTGGGGCCGGGCCAACTGGCGGTCTCGACCTCCAATCGCAATTTCGAAGGCCGCCAGGGCAAGGGCGCCCGCACCATCCTGGCCAGTCCCGCCACGGCGGCGGCGACGGCTGTGGCCGGCGTGCTGACCGATCCGCGCGTCTATCTGAACGAGGTTGAGCATG
- a CDS encoding dihydroxy-acid dehydratase, whose product MTQDSTSEPKKPNARSAAVTAGPNRAAARSYMRAAGMQDADFDKPMIGIVNTWSTVTPCNMHLDRLANDVRAGVVAAGGYPVDFNTIVVTDGISMGTAGMKASLISREVVADSIELAIEGHQLDGVVCIVGCDKTIPAAAMALARMDIPGLVYYGGTIMPGVLPAPGGTKEVSVQEVFEAIGAHAAGALDDAGLKAVESAVCPGAGACGGQFTANTMAMALSVMGISPMGANDVPAVDPGKAAQGERCGRLIVERVFAGDTARKYITRASLKNAAVAVSASGGSTNAVMHLTAIAAEAGVDFGVEDCHQACVEAPVICDLKPGGRFLASHLFSAGGTRLVTQRMAEAGKIVNTPTVSGRSLFAEAAEAEETPGQVVVTRFDAPVMDRGSFAVIYGDVAPEGAVIKLTGHKVDTFEGPACVFDSEEDAFHAVQDGSVGEGDVIIIRYEGPKGGPGMREMLQVTAALKGRKIDNVALLTDGRFSGASYGFVAGHVSPEAAVGGPIALIRDGDRITIDVTNRRIDVNVDLATRRAGFTPHVVRPARGVFAKYRASVASAAQGAVTIPNPPPAQIPASHKTTAAQDA is encoded by the coding sequence ATGACGCAAGATTCTACCTCAGAGCCCAAAAAGCCGAACGCGCGCAGCGCGGCGGTGACTGCCGGCCCCAACCGGGCGGCGGCCCGATCCTATATGCGCGCCGCAGGGATGCAGGACGCCGACTTCGACAAGCCGATGATCGGCATCGTCAACACATGGTCGACGGTCACGCCGTGCAACATGCACCTGGACCGTCTGGCCAACGACGTGCGCGCCGGCGTCGTCGCGGCCGGCGGCTATCCGGTCGATTTCAACACCATCGTCGTGACCGACGGCATCTCCATGGGCACGGCAGGGATGAAGGCGTCGCTGATCAGCCGCGAGGTCGTCGCCGACAGTATCGAACTGGCCATCGAGGGCCACCAGCTGGACGGCGTGGTCTGCATCGTCGGCTGCGACAAGACGATCCCGGCGGCGGCCATGGCCCTGGCGCGGATGGATATCCCCGGCCTGGTCTATTACGGCGGCACCATCATGCCGGGCGTCTTGCCCGCTCCTGGGGGGACGAAAGAGGTCTCGGTTCAAGAAGTGTTCGAGGCCATCGGCGCCCACGCCGCCGGCGCCCTGGACGACGCGGGCCTGAAGGCGGTCGAGAGCGCGGTCTGCCCCGGCGCGGGCGCCTGCGGCGGCCAGTTCACCGCCAACACCATGGCCATGGCCCTGTCGGTCATGGGCATCAGCCCCATGGGCGCCAACGACGTGCCCGCCGTCGATCCGGGCAAGGCCGCCCAGGGCGAGCGCTGCGGCCGCCTGATCGTCGAACGGGTCTTCGCCGGCGACACGGCCCGCAAATACATCACCCGCGCCAGCCTGAAGAACGCCGCCGTCGCCGTTTCGGCCTCGGGCGGGTCGACCAACGCCGTCATGCACCTGACGGCCATCGCCGCCGAGGCCGGCGTCGATTTCGGGGTCGAAGACTGCCACCAGGCCTGCGTCGAGGCGCCGGTCATCTGCGACCTGAAGCCGGGCGGCCGGTTCCTGGCCTCGCACCTGTTCTCCGCCGGGGGCACCCGCCTGGTGACGCAGCGCATGGCCGAGGCCGGCAAGATCGTGAACACCCCCACCGTCAGCGGCCGCAGCCTTTTCGCCGAGGCGGCCGAGGCCGAGGAAACCCCCGGCCAGGTGGTCGTGACCCGCTTCGACGCGCCGGTCATGGACCGCGGCAGCTTCGCCGTCATCTATGGCGACGTGGCCCCGGAAGGCGCGGTCATCAAGCTGACAGGCCACAAGGTCGACACGTTCGAGGGACCGGCCTGCGTCTTCGATTCCGAAGAAGACGCCTTCCACGCCGTCCAGGACGGCTCGGTCGGCGAAGGCGACGTCATCATCATCCGCTACGAAGGCCCCAAGGGCGGTCCCGGCATGCGCGAGATGCTGCAAGTCACCGCCGCCTTGAAGGGCCGCAAGATCGACAACGTCGCCCTGCTGACCGACGGCCGTTTCTCGGGCGCCAGCTATGGCTTCGTCGCCGGCCACGTCTCGCCGGAAGCCGCTGTCGGCGGCCCGATCGCACTCATTCGCGATGGTGATCGCATCACCATCGACGTCACCAACCGCCGGATCGACGTCAATGTCGATCTGGCGACGCGCCGGGCGGGCTTTACGCCCCACGTGGTCCGCCCGGCGCGAGGCGTCTTCGCCAAATACCGCGCCTCGGTGGCCTCCGCCGCCCAGGGCGCCGTCACCATTCCCAACCCGCCGCCGGCCCAAATCCCGGCAAGTCACAAGACAACCGCTGCTCAGGACGCCTGA
- the ilvG gene encoding acetolactate synthase 2 catalytic subunit: MTLMTAAAFKPSAETAPQSGARLLVSTLERLGVEVVFGYPGGAIMPVYDALAGSRLKHILVRHEQGAAFAADAYARKSGRVGVCMATSGPGATNLVTGIANAMMDSVPMVCITGNVAQGLMGTDAFQEIDILGVTLPIVKHSILVRSAAEVPAAIEQAFHIAATGRPGPVLVDLPKDVQFETTTEDYGFHIPNQTPRVDHDGVAAAEAAIRAAKKPLVYIGGGVKIGGATEALRAFVAATGIPQVSTLNALGTLPTDAPGMLGMLGMHGTRAANHAVQDSDLLIVVGARFDDRATGKLAEFAPNARIVHFDIDASEVGKLRSANVAVVGELKPGVEVLTGRLAVGPALDIQPWVAECAEAAARSAYRYDAPGEGVYAPALLKAVSEAAGDDFVAACDVGQHQMWAAMHCRFSKPEAHITSGGLGAMGFGLPAGIGAKLADPSATVVTIAGDGGFMMNIQELATLKRYGIPLKIVLIDNSSLGLVRQWQELFFAENYSEIDLSDNPDFVKVAEAFGIEAFRIDRRDQVSEGVQRLLAADGPCLAHVVIDPRDNVWPLVPPGKNNAEMMEGS; this comes from the coding sequence ATGACCCTGATGACCGCCGCCGCCTTCAAACCCTCAGCCGAGACCGCTCCCCAGTCGGGCGCGCGTCTGCTGGTCTCCACCCTGGAGCGGCTGGGGGTGGAGGTGGTGTTCGGCTATCCGGGCGGCGCCATCATGCCGGTCTATGACGCCCTGGCGGGATCCAGGCTGAAGCATATCCTGGTCCGTCACGAGCAGGGCGCGGCCTTCGCCGCCGACGCCTATGCCCGAAAGAGCGGTCGGGTCGGGGTGTGCATGGCGACGTCCGGCCCCGGCGCCACCAACCTGGTCACGGGCATCGCCAATGCGATGATGGATTCCGTGCCGATGGTCTGCATCACCGGCAATGTCGCCCAAGGTCTGATGGGCACCGACGCCTTCCAGGAGATCGACATCCTGGGCGTCACCCTGCCGATCGTGAAACATTCGATCCTGGTCCGTTCGGCCGCCGAGGTGCCGGCCGCGATCGAACAGGCGTTTCACATCGCCGCTACGGGCCGTCCGGGGCCGGTGCTGGTCGACCTGCCCAAGGATGTCCAGTTCGAGACGACGACCGAGGACTATGGCTTCCACATCCCCAACCAGACGCCCCGCGTCGATCATGACGGCGTCGCCGCCGCCGAGGCTGCGATTCGGGCGGCGAAGAAGCCGCTGGTCTATATCGGCGGCGGGGTGAAGATCGGCGGCGCGACCGAGGCGTTGCGCGCCTTCGTCGCCGCGACCGGCATCCCCCAGGTGTCGACCCTGAACGCGCTGGGCACCCTACCGACCGACGCGCCGGGCATGCTGGGCATGCTGGGCATGCACGGCACGCGCGCGGCCAACCATGCGGTGCAGGACAGCGACCTGCTGATCGTCGTCGGCGCCCGGTTCGACGACCGCGCGACGGGCAAGCTGGCCGAGTTCGCGCCGAACGCCCGCATCGTTCATTTCGACATCGACGCCTCCGAGGTCGGCAAGCTGCGTAGCGCCAATGTCGCCGTCGTCGGCGAGTTGAAACCTGGCGTCGAGGTCCTGACCGGGCGTCTGGCGGTCGGCCCGGCCCTGGACATCCAGCCCTGGGTCGCCGAATGCGCCGAGGCCGCCGCCCGGAGCGCCTATCGCTATGACGCCCCGGGCGAGGGGGTCTATGCTCCGGCCCTGCTGAAGGCCGTGTCCGAGGCGGCGGGCGATGATTTCGTCGCCGCCTGCGACGTGGGCCAGCATCAGATGTGGGCGGCCATGCATTGCCGCTTTTCCAAGCCGGAAGCCCACATCACCTCGGGCGGTCTGGGGGCCATGGGCTTTGGCCTGCCCGCCGGCATCGGCGCCAAGCTGGCCGATCCGTCCGCCACCGTCGTCACCATCGCCGGCGACGGCGGCTTCATGATGAATATCCAGGAGCTGGCGACGCTGAAGCGTTACGGCATCCCGCTGAAGATCGTGCTGATCGACAATTCGTCCCTGGGCCTGGTGCGCCAGTGGCAGGAGCTGTTCTTCGCCGAGAACTATTCCGAGATCGACCTGTCCGACAATCCGGACTTCGTGAAGGTGGCCGAAGCCTTCGGCATCGAAGCCTTCCGCATCGACCGCCGCGATCAGGTGTCGGAAGGGGTCCAGCGCCTGCTGGCCGCCGACGGCCCTTGCCTGGCCCATGTGGTCATCGACCCGCGCGACAACGTCTGGCCGCTGGTTCCGCCGGGCAAGAACAATGCTGAAATGATGGAGGGCTCCTGA
- the gap gene encoding type I glyceraldehyde-3-phosphate dehydrogenase, whose protein sequence is MTVRVAINGFGRIGRLVLRSIVEHGRTDIEVVAINDLGPVETNAHLFRYDSVHGRFPGTVTSGEDWIDVGTGKIKVTAERDPANLPHAELKVDIAFECTGIFTSKDKASAHLKAGAKRVLVSAPADNADKTIVFKVNHETLTADDIVVSNGSCTTNALAPVAKVLNDLFGIERGYMTTIHSYTGDQPTLDTMHKDLYRARAAALSMIPTSTGAAKALGLVLPELKGKLDGSSIRVPTPNVSVVDLKVVAARDVTVEEINAALQAAADGPMKGVLFTTTDPLVSHDLNHIAASSTAALPQTQVVDGKLARVLSWYDNEWGFATRMSDTALQMAKFL, encoded by the coding sequence ATGACCGTTCGCGTCGCCATCAACGGCTTCGGCCGCATCGGCCGCCTTGTGCTCCGTTCGATCGTCGAACATGGCCGCACGGACATCGAGGTCGTGGCGATCAACGATCTGGGCCCGGTGGAGACCAACGCCCACCTGTTCCGCTACGATTCTGTCCACGGCCGCTTCCCCGGCACGGTGACGTCGGGCGAGGACTGGATCGACGTCGGCACGGGCAAGATCAAGGTCACGGCCGAACGCGACCCCGCCAACCTGCCCCACGCCGAGCTGAAGGTGGACATCGCCTTCGAATGCACCGGCATCTTCACCTCCAAGGACAAGGCCAGCGCCCACCTGAAGGCCGGCGCCAAGCGCGTGCTGGTTTCGGCCCCGGCCGACAACGCCGACAAGACCATCGTCTTCAAGGTCAACCATGAGACCCTGACCGCCGACGACATCGTCGTCTCGAACGGCTCGTGCACCACCAACGCCCTGGCCCCGGTCGCCAAGGTGCTGAACGACCTGTTCGGCATCGAGCGCGGCTATATGACCACCATCCACTCCTACACCGGCGACCAGCCGACGCTGGATACGATGCACAAGGACCTGTATCGCGCCCGCGCCGCCGCCCTGTCGATGATCCCGACATCGACCGGCGCCGCCAAGGCCCTGGGCCTGGTCCTGCCGGAGCTGAAGGGCAAGCTGGACGGCTCGTCGATCCGCGTCCCGACCCCGAACGTCTCGGTCGTGGACCTGAAGGTCGTCGCCGCCCGCGACGTGACGGTGGAAGAGATCAACGCCGCGCTTCAGGCCGCCGCCGACGGCCCGATGAAGGGCGTCCTGTTCACGACGACCGACCCGCTGGTCTCGCACGACCTGAACCACATCGCCGCCTCCTCCACCGCCGCCCTGCCCCAGACCCAGGTCGTCGACGGCAAGCTGGCCCGCGTTCTGAGCTGGTACGACAACGAATGGGGCTTCGCGACGCGCATGAGCGACACCGCGCTGCAGATGGCGAAGTTCCTGTAA
- the pgk gene encoding phosphoglycerate kinase: MTFRTLDDAKDLAGKTALVRVDFNVPMEGGKVTDDTRLRVALPTIQRLRDAGAKVALLAHFDRPKGQRVPSMSLKPVVEPLEALLGAPVRFAEDCIGPDAVEAIRDLDAGGVVLLENVRFHAAEEANDPVFAQKLADLGDLYVNDAFSAAHRAHASTEGVAHHLPAYAGESMRRELDALDAALGKPQKPVVGIVGGAKVSTKLDLLKNLVGKLDRLAIGGGMANTFLFAQGIDIGGSLAERDMADTAREIMAEAEKRGCELLLPVDFVVATEVKPGAASRPVAAGAALSADDKILDAGPATVARLLEALTASKTLIWNGPLGVFEVPPFDAATVTVARHAAALAKAGVLIAVGGGGDTVAALNHAGVADDMTFVSTAGGAFLEWMEGKPLPGVEALRA, from the coding sequence ATGACCTTCCGCACCCTCGACGACGCCAAGGATCTCGCCGGCAAGACGGCCCTGGTCCGCGTGGACTTCAACGTGCCGATGGAGGGCGGCAAGGTCACGGACGACACCCGGCTGCGGGTCGCCCTGCCGACGATCCAGCGCCTGCGTGACGCCGGCGCCAAGGTGGCCCTTCTGGCCCACTTCGACCGTCCCAAGGGCCAGCGTGTCCCGTCGATGAGCCTGAAGCCGGTCGTCGAACCGCTGGAAGCCCTGCTGGGCGCCCCCGTCCGCTTCGCCGAGGACTGCATCGGCCCGGACGCCGTCGAGGCCATCCGCGACCTGGACGCCGGCGGCGTGGTTCTGTTGGAGAACGTGCGCTTCCACGCGGCGGAAGAGGCCAACGATCCGGTCTTCGCCCAGAAGCTGGCCGACCTGGGCGACCTCTATGTCAACGACGCCTTCTCGGCCGCCCACCGCGCCCACGCCTCGACCGAGGGGGTGGCGCACCACCTGCCCGCCTACGCCGGCGAATCCATGCGCCGCGAACTGGACGCCCTGGATGCAGCGCTCGGCAAGCCGCAGAAGCCGGTCGTCGGCATCGTCGGCGGCGCCAAGGTCTCGACCAAGCTGGACCTGCTGAAGAATCTGGTCGGCAAGCTGGACCGCCTGGCCATCGGCGGCGGCATGGCCAACACCTTCCTGTTCGCGCAAGGGATCGATATCGGCGGCTCCCTGGCCGAACGCGACATGGCCGACACGGCGCGCGAGATCATGGCCGAGGCCGAAAAGCGCGGATGCGAGCTGCTGCTCCCCGTCGATTTCGTGGTGGCGACCGAGGTGAAGCCGGGCGCCGCCTCGCGCCCCGTCGCCGCCGGCGCCGCCCTGTCCGCCGACGACAAGATCCTGGACGCCGGCCCGGCCACGGTCGCGCGTCTGCTGGAGGCCCTGACGGCGTCCAAGACCCTGATCTGGAACGGCCCCCTGGGCGTGTTCGAGGTGCCGCCCTTCGACGCCGCCACCGTGACGGTCGCCCGTCATGCGGCGGCCCTGGCCAAGGCCGGCGTCCTGATCGCCGTCGGCGGCGGCGGCGACACGGTCGCGGCCCTGAACCACGCCGGGGTGGCGGACGACATGACCTTCGTGTCCACCGCCGGGGGCGCCTTCCTGGAATGGATGGAGGGCAAGCCCCTGCCGGGCGTCGAGGCGCTCAGGGCTTGA
- a CDS encoding DUF2799 domain-containing protein, which produces MKRWIIAGGVVALAALLGSCTTMSKDECLAGAWGEKGYADGAAGYPMSRLDDHAKACAKYQVAPNPTAYESAREDGLRTYCTFRRGWEEGRSGNAYYGVCRPEEEADFLPAYQDGRRLHEVEEAVSSAESALNSAEARIGDREDKLDAKERELRGEGLTDEQRDRVRDRISEVRGEIRQARRAAREARDALDQAEWDLRRVRLELAGRYPI; this is translated from the coding sequence ATGAAGCGGTGGATCATCGCGGGCGGCGTCGTCGCCTTGGCGGCCCTTCTGGGCAGTTGCACGACCATGAGCAAGGACGAATGCCTGGCCGGCGCCTGGGGCGAAAAGGGCTATGCCGACGGGGCGGCCGGCTATCCGATGTCGCGGTTGGACGACCATGCCAAGGCCTGCGCCAAATATCAGGTCGCGCCGAACCCGACGGCCTATGAATCGGCGCGGGAAGACGGCTTGCGGACCTATTGCACCTTTCGGCGCGGCTGGGAGGAAGGGCGGTCGGGCAATGCCTACTACGGCGTCTGTCGCCCCGAGGAGGAGGCGGACTTCCTGCCCGCCTATCAGGACGGGCGGCGGCTGCACGAGGTGGAAGAGGCCGTGTCCTCGGCCGAAAGCGCGCTGAACAGCGCCGAGGCCCGCATCGGAGACCGCGAGGACAAGCTGGACGCCAAGGAGCGCGAACTGCGCGGCGAGGGCCTGACCGACGAACAGCGGGACCGGGTGCGGGACCGTATCAGCGAGGTGCGCGGCGAAATTCGGCAGGCGCGTCGCGCGGCGCGAGAGGCGCGCGACGCCCTGGACCAGGCGGAATGGGACCTGCGCCGGGTGCGGCTGGAGTTGGCTGGCCGCTACCCGATCTAG